Proteins co-encoded in one Klebsiella michiganensis genomic window:
- a CDS encoding membrane protein: MFELLKSLVFAVVMVPVVMAVILGLIYGLGEVFNVFSKVGHRDQQPKQHH, encoded by the coding sequence ATGTTCGAGTTATTGAAAAGCCTGGTGTTTGCTGTGGTCATGGTGCCGGTTGTGATGGCAGTGATCCTCGGTCTCATCTACGGATTGGGTGAAGTGTTTAACGTCTTTTCAAAAGTGGGTCATCGCGACCAACAGCCGAAACAGCATCACTGA